From a single Bacillus pseudomycoides DSM 12442 genomic region:
- a CDS encoding MFS transporter — protein MWRNKNVWIVLIGEFIAGLGLWLGILGNLEFMQKYVPSDFMKSVILFIGLLAGVLVGPMAGRVIDQYEKKKVLLYAGFGRVISVIFMFFAIQYESIAFMIAFMIALQISAAFYFPALQSVIPLIVREHELLQMNGVHMNIGTIARIAGTSLGGVLLVVMSLQYMYAFSMAAYALLFLSTFFLRFEDQKSNTSSKKAAKDNSFMEVFRILRGIPVAFRALILSIIPLLFIAGFNLMVINISEMQHDPTIKGFIYTIEGVAFMLGAFVIKRLSDHFPPDKLLYFFAFCTAFAHLSLFFSDVKWMALVSFGLFGFSVGCFFPIMSTIFQTKVEKSYHGRLFSFRNMFERVMFQIVLLGTGFFLDTIGLRYMVLIFGAISLLIIFMSLSKHKQASKNTSQVSNM, from the coding sequence ATGTGGCGTAATAAAAATGTCTGGATTGTTCTAATCGGTGAGTTTATCGCTGGGCTTGGTTTGTGGCTTGGGATTCTTGGCAATCTAGAATTTATGCAGAAGTATGTACCTTCTGATTTTATGAAGTCGGTTATTTTATTTATTGGATTATTAGCCGGTGTTCTTGTTGGTCCGATGGCTGGTCGTGTTATCGATCAATACGAAAAAAAGAAAGTCCTTCTTTATGCTGGTTTCGGCCGTGTTATCAGTGTTATTTTTATGTTCTTCGCTATTCAATATGAAAGTATCGCCTTTATGATTGCCTTTATGATTGCCCTTCAAATTTCAGCGGCTTTTTATTTCCCTGCATTGCAGTCTGTTATTCCGCTTATTGTTCGTGAACATGAACTATTACAGATGAATGGTGTCCATATGAATATCGGAACAATCGCTCGTATTGCTGGAACCTCACTAGGTGGTGTTCTTCTTGTCGTTATGAGTTTACAGTACATGTACGCGTTCTCAATGGCAGCATACGCTTTATTATTCCTTTCGACCTTTTTCCTACGATTTGAAGATCAAAAATCAAATACATCAAGTAAAAAAGCAGCAAAAGATAATAGCTTTATGGAAGTATTTCGGATTTTAAGAGGAATCCCAGTTGCATTTCGGGCACTTATTTTAAGTATTATTCCCCTTTTATTCATCGCTGGTTTCAATTTAATGGTTATTAACATTAGCGAAATGCAACATGATCCGACAATTAAAGGGTTTATTTATACCATTGAAGGTGTGGCTTTTATGTTAGGAGCTTTCGTAATTAAGCGTTTATCTGATCATTTCCCACCTGATAAATTACTTTATTTCTTCGCCTTCTGTACTGCTTTTGCGCATCTCTCATTGTTCTTTAGTGATGTGAAATGGATGGCACTTGTATCATTTGGTCTATTTGGATTTAGCGTTGGCTGTTTCTTCCCTATCATGTCAACAATTTTCCAAACAAAAGTTGAAAAAAGTTATCATGGACGTCTTTTCTCATTCCGTAATATGTTTGAAAGGGTAATGTTCCAAATTGTCTTACTTGGAACTGGATTCTTCTTAGACACAATTGGGTTACGATATATGGTTCTTATTTTTGGCGCTATTTCATTATTAATTATTTTCATGTCGTTATCAAAGCACAAGCAGGCAAGTAAAAACACTTCCCAAGTATCGAACATGTAA
- a CDS encoding SgrR family transcriptional regulator encodes MKKGRMKEGDFSSFRGKSMVILEQYIQLWVQYGKGRTEEEKIEISLQNISETLFCTDRNSKFIIKKLEELAWICWFPGRGRGNRSKLSFQKNPISLILEQGKEITKQGDVKGGKAFVEQYSSYFPILEKQFQAWIDSIFGYQIEMTSRGRQDVLRLQVEMNLKISLDPVYATMRSECHMVKHLYDTLIYVNESTNTIEPRLAFHWEYNDNLKLWTFYLRKGVRFHNGKRFTAHDVVYTFGRFMNKEDNPYSWMLQHVESVRIVNEYIVEMHLHTENQLLLHALSSEQCSIVMEDEEDKLIGTGPFKLCENNESIFVLEAHDLYFRERPFLDRIELWNVPQSIDTYDVFVKAQHKELEKYHKELSILESNVTYITLNTEKQGPMQDITFRKALYKIIHSSKIIGELEGERGEVAGELLLTNFFMPRIKEDIQILVQNSKYNNEILNLYTFKGQDHVEDSYWIQKECAKYGIVIEIAFLDTQELLQVQMIKQADIIHDSATISEQTESSFLYMFLSKNSFIYQHSSLDFNEQLHSYFIEPNFEKRITLLRDIEDTLLRNIHIVPLYRNKQHIRTHEKVQNIIINAQGWIDFYNIWFKP; translated from the coding sequence ATGAAAAAGGGTAGAATGAAAGAAGGAGATTTTTCATCTTTTAGGGGGAAAAGTATGGTTATTTTGGAGCAGTACATACAGCTGTGGGTCCAGTATGGAAAAGGGAGAACAGAGGAAGAAAAAATAGAAATATCATTACAAAATATATCGGAAACATTGTTTTGTACGGATCGTAATAGTAAATTTATTATAAAAAAATTAGAAGAGTTAGCGTGGATTTGTTGGTTTCCAGGACGCGGAAGAGGGAATCGATCAAAGTTATCGTTTCAAAAAAATCCTATTTCTTTAATTTTAGAACAGGGGAAAGAAATAACGAAACAAGGGGATGTAAAGGGTGGAAAAGCATTTGTTGAGCAATATAGCTCATATTTCCCCATATTAGAAAAACAATTCCAAGCTTGGATAGATTCGATATTTGGTTATCAAATTGAAATGACTTCTCGAGGAAGACAAGATGTACTGCGTTTACAAGTTGAAATGAACCTGAAAATTTCTTTAGATCCTGTATATGCTACAATGCGTTCGGAGTGTCATATGGTAAAACATCTATATGACACGCTTATTTATGTTAATGAGAGCACAAATACAATAGAGCCGAGACTCGCTTTTCATTGGGAATATAATGACAATCTAAAACTATGGACTTTTTATTTACGAAAGGGGGTTCGATTTCATAATGGAAAACGATTTACAGCTCATGATGTTGTATATACATTTGGTAGGTTTATGAATAAAGAGGATAATCCGTATTCATGGATGCTTCAACATGTTGAAAGTGTTCGTATTGTAAATGAATATATTGTAGAAATGCACTTGCATACGGAAAATCAATTGTTATTACATGCTTTAAGCTCAGAACAGTGTTCTATTGTAATGGAAGATGAGGAAGACAAATTAATTGGAACAGGACCGTTTAAACTGTGTGAAAATAATGAGTCTATTTTTGTATTAGAAGCTCATGATTTGTATTTTCGTGAACGACCCTTTCTCGATCGGATTGAATTATGGAATGTGCCACAAAGTATTGATACATATGATGTTTTCGTAAAGGCGCAACATAAAGAATTAGAAAAGTATCATAAGGAACTTTCTATACTGGAATCCAATGTAACATATATAACGTTAAACACTGAGAAACAAGGACCTATGCAAGATATTACATTTCGCAAAGCGTTGTATAAAATTATTCATAGCAGCAAAATAATAGGTGAGTTAGAGGGAGAGCGTGGCGAGGTAGCAGGGGAATTATTATTGACGAATTTTTTTATGCCAAGAATAAAAGAGGATATTCAAATCTTGGTTCAAAATAGTAAGTATAATAATGAAATATTAAATTTATACACATTTAAAGGACAAGATCATGTAGAAGATTCATATTGGATTCAAAAAGAATGTGCCAAATATGGAATTGTAATTGAAATAGCTTTTCTTGATACACAGGAATTATTACAGGTTCAAATGATAAAGCAAGCAGATATCATTCATGATAGTGCTACCATTAGCGAGCAAACAGAAAGCAGTTTTCTGTATATGTTTCTTTCAAAAAATAGTTTTATTTATCAGCATAGCTCTCTGGATTTTAATGAGCAATTACATTCATATTTTATTGAACCTAATTTTGAAAAGCGAATTACACTGTTACGCGATATAGAGGATACATTGTTACGTAATATTCATATTGTTCCTTTATATCGTAATAAACAACACATACGTACACATGAAAAAGTACAAAATATAATCATCAACGCTCAAGGTTGGATTGATTTTTATAATATATGGTTTAAACCTTAA
- a CDS encoding ABC transporter ATP-binding protein → MAIIIKNLTKKFKERTAVDNLSLTIKKGEFFALLGQNAAGKTTTIKMLSCLLTPTSGDALMLGDSIIKNPTAVKQKINISPQETAVAPNLSVKGNLEFISSIYGSNKQEAKQKAVEMMTKFGLSERAKNKAKTLSGGLQRRLSIAMALISSPQIIFLDEPTLGLDIRARHDLWKTLLELKGKITIILTTHYLEEVEALADRVGIMHGGKLHALGTIDELKENTGQSSLEDIFLTLTEEGGGL, encoded by the coding sequence ATGGCCATAATTATAAAAAATCTAACGAAAAAATTTAAAGAGCGCACAGCTGTTGACAATCTTTCACTGACGATTAAGAAGGGAGAATTCTTCGCACTTTTAGGGCAAAATGCTGCTGGAAAAACAACAACGATTAAAATGCTTAGTTGCTTACTTACACCTACAAGTGGCGATGCACTGATGTTAGGAGATAGTATCATCAAAAACCCTACGGCAGTAAAACAAAAAATAAACATTTCTCCGCAAGAAACTGCGGTAGCTCCGAATCTTTCTGTAAAGGGAAATTTAGAATTCATCTCGAGTATCTATGGAAGCAATAAGCAAGAGGCTAAGCAAAAAGCGGTGGAAATGATGACAAAGTTTGGACTTTCGGAGCGAGCAAAAAATAAAGCAAAAACATTATCAGGTGGGTTGCAGCGCCGGCTAAGCATTGCGATGGCACTTATTTCGTCTCCCCAAATCATTTTTTTAGATGAGCCAACACTAGGACTTGATATTCGTGCTAGACATGATCTGTGGAAGACTCTACTTGAATTAAAGGGTAAAATCACGATTATTTTAACGACGCACTATCTAGAAGAAGTAGAAGCACTTGCTGATCGCGTCGGTATTATGCATGGTGGTAAATTGCATGCACTTGGAACGATTGATGAGTTAAAAGAAAATACGGGACAATCTTCTTTAGAAGATATTTTCCTTACACTAACTGAAGAGGGAGGCGGACTATGA
- the pduL gene encoding phosphate propanoyltransferase: protein MKQIPIGVSNRHVHLTSEDLEKLFGEGYELLVAKELSQPGEFAAKETVTIKTEKAEIPKVRILGPIRKFTQVEISKTDARKLGVDAPIRASGNIDGTPGITLIGPKGSLKIEKGVIIAERHIHMTPQDAEKFQVKDGQYASVKVEGNRGLIFNQVLIRVKDTYALDMHIDTDEANSGNITTGDLGHLLQ, encoded by the coding sequence GTGAAACAAATTCCAATTGGTGTATCAAATCGGCATGTCCATCTGACAAGCGAAGATTTAGAAAAACTTTTTGGGGAAGGATATGAGCTCCTGGTTGCAAAAGAACTTTCACAACCAGGAGAGTTTGCAGCGAAAGAAACAGTAACGATTAAGACTGAAAAGGCGGAAATCCCAAAAGTCCGTATCCTTGGTCCTATTCGAAAGTTTACACAGGTTGAAATTTCAAAAACAGATGCACGTAAATTAGGAGTGGATGCTCCGATTCGAGCATCAGGCAATATTGATGGAACACCAGGGATTACTCTTATTGGTCCAAAGGGTTCTTTAAAAATTGAAAAAGGTGTAATCATCGCTGAGCGCCATATCCATATGACACCTCAAGATGCTGAAAAATTTCAAGTGAAAGATGGACAATATGCAAGTGTGAAAGTAGAAGGAAACAGAGGATTGATTTTTAATCAAGTGTTAATTCGTGTAAAAGATACATACGCCTTAGATATGCATATTGATACAGATGAAGCAAATAGTGGGAATATAACAACAGGAGACTTAGGTCATCTCTTACAATAA
- a CDS encoding ABC transporter permease yields the protein MRYLAFASRNRKEILRDPLTLLFGIVLPVIIMCLFSIMQKNMPLDLYHIENLTPGVIVFSFSFITLFSGMLIGKDKSSSFLMRMFASPMSASDYITGYALPLLPVAILQIVICFISAFFLGLSFNANVLGATILLIIIAMLYIGFGLLLGTYFTDKQVGGIFAIFVNLTTWLSGTWFKLDMIGGTFKTVGYALPFAHAVDATRFALSGEYGDLVVPLLWVVGYIIIIFVIAVLGFKRKMKR from the coding sequence ATGAGATATTTAGCATTTGCTTCACGTAATCGTAAGGAGATTTTACGAGATCCTCTGACGCTTCTTTTTGGGATTGTGCTTCCGGTTATTATTATGTGTCTTTTTTCAATCATGCAGAAAAATATGCCTTTGGACCTTTATCATATAGAAAACTTAACGCCAGGTGTAATCGTTTTCAGTTTTTCTTTTATTACGTTATTTTCAGGGATGCTGATTGGTAAGGATAAAAGCAGTTCATTTTTAATGCGGATGTTTGCTTCCCCTATGTCTGCCTCTGATTATATTACTGGGTACGCTCTTCCACTATTACCGGTTGCCATTCTTCAAATTGTTATTTGCTTTATTTCAGCATTCTTCTTAGGTCTATCATTTAATGCGAATGTATTAGGTGCCACTATTCTACTCATTATCATTGCAATGCTTTATATTGGATTTGGTCTACTACTTGGTACGTATTTTACGGATAAGCAAGTTGGTGGGATTTTTGCGATTTTTGTTAATCTTACAACATGGTTAAGTGGCACTTGGTTTAAGTTAGATATGATTGGTGGTACGTTTAAAACAGTCGGTTATGCATTGCCATTTGCTCATGCGGTTGATGCTACACGATTTGCTTTATCTGGTGAATATGGTGATCTTGTTGTACCTTTATTATGGGTAGTTGGTTATATAATCATTATCTTCGTAATCGCTGTTTTGGGCTTTAAGAGGAAAATGAAAAGGTAA
- a CDS encoding LytTR family DNA-binding domain-containing protein, translating into MKFEVSIDPSYKEPKIIILTDKMTDEISDIMKRLSETHMDSLAVFSERGVEIVECKDIVRIYTEKQKVFLQTAAGIYTVRSRLYELEEKLNSQFFVRISNSEIVNIKMITNMDISMTGTIGVSLTGNIKTYASRRYVSKIKKLFGI; encoded by the coding sequence GTGAAGTTTGAAGTGTCGATTGATCCATCTTATAAAGAGCCGAAAATTATCATTCTAACGGATAAAATGACAGATGAGATATCTGATATTATGAAGCGACTATCGGAGACTCATATGGATTCATTAGCTGTATTTTCAGAAAGAGGTGTTGAAATTGTTGAATGTAAAGATATCGTTAGAATCTATACAGAGAAACAGAAGGTATTTCTCCAAACCGCTGCTGGTATTTATACCGTTCGCTCAAGGTTATATGAACTGGAAGAGAAATTAAATAGTCAATTTTTTGTTCGTATTTCAAATTCAGAGATTGTTAACATTAAAATGATTACGAATATGGATATTAGTATGACAGGAACAATTGGCGTGTCATTAACAGGGAATATCAAAACGTATGCTTCTCGACGCTATGTTTCAAAAATTAAGAAACTGTTCGGAATATGA
- a CDS encoding YvzF family protein — protein MIRVRVEGTEKEIVEFLEKMPEIPGFEKTHVREPKKGNNPKYDTSKNVLAYLSYKKMENAVHK, from the coding sequence ATGATTCGTGTACGCGTTGAGGGAACGGAAAAAGAGATTGTTGAATTTTTGGAGAAAATGCCTGAAATTCCTGGGTTTGAAAAGACACATGTTAGAGAGCCGAAAAAAGGAAACAATCCTAAATATGATACAAGTAAGAATGTATTAGCATATTTGTCGTATAAAAAGATGGAAAATGCTGTTCACAAATAA
- a CDS encoding MDR family MFS transporter, translating to MNHLIKRYNKPIRIRLLGELLTRTTEAMLAIIFIVHVNKALEGNVIMTMLLFGLQPLSDIVFTIIAGGVTDRYGRKKIMLLGLFVQAIAIGGFVFAESVLFFALLYVMNGIGRSLYIPAQRAQIADLTEQKQQAEIFAVLQTVGAIGAVIGPFIGAFFYNSHPEYLFVIQAVTLLLYAILVWTQLPETAPIIQTNEKSAQVTTRTQFIFKHYAIFGLMISTLPISFFYAQTETNYRVFAEDIFPNFLFVLAFISTCKAVMEIILQVGLVKWSERFSMPKIIVISYICYTFAAIGYGYSTTLWSLFFTLLFLTIGESIALNHLLRFVSRIAPSHKRGLYFSIYGIHWDISRTCGPAIGAVILSHVSGGTLFYICACLLIIGGIIQTYFVYSVERNKSKELFL from the coding sequence ATGAATCATCTTATAAAACGCTATAATAAACCAATCCGGATTCGATTATTAGGTGAGTTGTTAACTAGAACAACTGAGGCCATGTTAGCAATTATTTTTATTGTCCATGTCAATAAAGCACTAGAAGGTAATGTGATTATGACAATGCTTCTGTTTGGATTGCAGCCACTTTCTGATATTGTGTTCACAATCATTGCTGGAGGTGTAACAGATCGCTACGGTAGAAAGAAAATTATGTTACTCGGATTATTCGTGCAAGCAATTGCAATAGGCGGATTTGTTTTTGCTGAATCAGTCCTATTCTTTGCTTTGTTATATGTAATGAACGGTATTGGCCGCTCCTTATATATTCCTGCTCAGCGTGCACAAATTGCCGATTTAACTGAACAAAAACAACAAGCTGAAATATTCGCTGTTCTTCAAACAGTAGGAGCTATCGGTGCTGTGATTGGTCCATTCATCGGTGCCTTTTTTTACAATAGTCACCCTGAATACTTATTTGTCATTCAAGCTGTAACTCTCCTGCTGTATGCCATTCTCGTTTGGACACAACTGCCAGAAACAGCTCCAATCATTCAAACTAATGAAAAATCAGCACAAGTAACAACACGTACACAGTTTATTTTTAAGCATTATGCTATATTTGGACTCATGATATCTACTCTTCCGATTAGCTTTTTCTATGCCCAAACTGAAACAAATTATCGTGTATTCGCAGAAGATATCTTTCCAAATTTCTTATTTGTTCTCGCATTTATCTCGACTTGTAAAGCTGTAATGGAAATCATCCTGCAAGTTGGTCTTGTCAAATGGTCTGAACGATTTTCAATGCCTAAAATAATTGTAATTTCATATATTTGTTATACATTCGCTGCTATTGGTTATGGTTATTCTACAACATTATGGTCACTCTTCTTCACATTGCTTTTCCTGACAATTGGTGAAAGTATTGCTTTAAATCACTTACTACGATTTGTTTCCAGAATAGCACCAAGTCACAAGCGGGGATTATATTTTTCTATCTACGGCATACACTGGGATATTTCTCGAACGTGCGGTCCTGCTATAGGTGCAGTTATATTAAGTCATGTAAGCGGCGGCACTCTATTTTATATTTGTGCCTGCTTATTAATAATTGGTGGAATCATTCAAACTTATTTTGTATATTCAGTAGAGCGTAATAAATCAAAAGAGCTGTTCTTATAA
- a CDS encoding DUF3021 domain-containing protein, with protein sequence MKNIISRVVGGFVIGVIIGEIVQLLISLPLGQGEYMPVVEQFRSLFVSKMSAVTVQILLTGLIGVTFATSSLVFDIVKWSLLKQYIVHFCITALVWGPIVTLLWMPKTSIGTLIFFIGFLGTYVITWTIQYMISKNDIKKINAAIQSRQFEGRSDE encoded by the coding sequence TTGAAAAATATAATTAGTCGAGTTGTTGGTGGTTTTGTTATCGGTGTGATTATTGGAGAAATCGTACAACTCCTTATTTCGCTCCCATTAGGTCAAGGAGAATATATGCCAGTTGTGGAACAGTTTCGCTCTTTATTTGTTAGTAAGATGTCAGCTGTCACGGTACAAATACTGTTAACAGGGCTGATTGGGGTCACATTCGCTACAAGTTCGCTTGTTTTTGACATAGTGAAGTGGAGTCTACTAAAACAGTACATCGTTCATTTTTGTATAACAGCACTAGTATGGGGGCCGATTGTAACGCTACTGTGGATGCCCAAAACATCTATAGGCACACTGATTTTTTTTATTGGTTTTTTAGGTACGTATGTCATCACATGGACTATTCAATACATGATTTCAAAGAATGATATAAAAAAAATTAATGCTGCGATTCAATCAAGGCAATTTGAAGGGAGAAGTGATGAATAA
- a CDS encoding class I SAM-dependent methyltransferase has protein sequence MSNEELVKTQFGSNAEKYVNSQIHAKGPDLQYVVQQVKNRKNIRLLDIATGGGHVANLLAPIFKEVVALDLTEKMLEKAKAFIQTNGHENVSFVVGNAEDLPFSNQSFDTIICRIAAHHFSNPSQFIFEVHRKLEENGLFILIDNVSPENLEYDTFYNFIEKKRDPSHRRALRKTEWISLLEKQGLQMQSCFTFEKQFNFDWWCNMMDVPSPTRSKLTDCMMKTSNEMKEFFNIQFNNNKVESFYTEMALFVCHKSSTLKR, from the coding sequence ATGAGTAACGAAGAACTTGTGAAAACACAATTTGGTAGTAATGCTGAAAAGTATGTGAATAGTCAAATTCATGCAAAAGGACCAGATTTACAGTATGTCGTTCAACAAGTAAAAAATCGTAAAAATATTCGTCTTCTTGATATCGCTACAGGTGGCGGTCATGTTGCTAATTTATTAGCCCCGATATTTAAAGAGGTTGTTGCGCTCGATTTAACAGAAAAAATGTTAGAAAAAGCGAAAGCATTTATCCAGACAAACGGACATGAAAATGTATCATTTGTAGTAGGAAATGCAGAGGATTTACCATTTTCTAATCAATCGTTTGATACGATTATTTGTCGCATTGCAGCGCATCATTTTTCAAACCCTTCTCAATTTATTTTTGAAGTACATCGAAAGTTAGAAGAGAACGGATTATTTATATTAATTGATAATGTCTCCCCAGAAAACCTAGAATATGATACATTTTATAATTTTATTGAGAAAAAGCGAGATCCAAGTCACAGGAGAGCGCTTAGAAAAACAGAGTGGATTTCATTATTAGAAAAGCAAGGTTTACAAATGCAATCATGTTTCACATTTGAAAAACAATTTAATTTTGATTGGTGGTGTAACATGATGGATGTCCCATCGCCAACACGCTCCAAGTTAACGGATTGTATGATGAAAACGTCAAATGAAATGAAGGAGTTCTTCAACATACAATTTAACAATAATAAAGTAGAATCATTTTATACGGAGATGGCACTGTTTGTATGTCATAAAAGTTCAACGCTAAAAAGATAA
- a CDS encoding GlsB/YeaQ/YmgE family stress response membrane protein, with amino-acid sequence MAFIWSLIVGGILGWLASLIVGKDVPGGVIGNIIAGIIGSWLGTLLLGTFGPVIGGYAIIPALIGAIVLIFIVSLLLRAMRK; translated from the coding sequence ATGGCATTTATATGGTCTTTAATTGTTGGTGGTATTTTAGGATGGCTAGCAAGTTTAATCGTTGGTAAAGATGTACCTGGTGGTGTGATTGGAAATATTATTGCTGGGATAATCGGTTCTTGGCTTGGAACATTGTTATTGGGTACGTTTGGACCGGTTATCGGAGGGTATGCAATTATTCCAGCATTAATTGGTGCCATTGTTTTAATTTTTATTGTCAGCTTATTACTGCGTGCAATGCGAAAATGA